The following proteins come from a genomic window of Pseudomonas sp. J452:
- the ftsY gene encoding signal recognition particle-docking protein FtsY gives MFGSNDDKQSPAPAGKAPAEAGEKKSLFGWLRKKPQDELTPAAPSATTPETTAPAVPVDVTNAATAPVVEPVAPPVPAEATAAPVAVAAVESPVAAPLVEPVAAPVAVEVAAVPPVAPVELPSVIPRFEPVAAPAPVEAVPAPVTEVPASIVSEPSVATAAPVAPVSTPVAVAVAVAAAAAAAAPAPGEPAKPAFSRFRINAGAEVTHAVHEPVAEVVLPVEPEPAPQLEQNKPGDNQGGWFARLKEGLSKTSASLGEGMASLFLGKKAIDDDLLDELETRLLMADVGVEATTAIVQSLTKRVARKELADSDALYKALQEELAGLLAPVEKPLLVDSSKQPYVILVVGVNGVGKTTTIGKLAKKLQGEGKKVMLAAGDTFRAAAVEQLQVWGERNQIAVIAQHTGADSASVIFDAVQAAKARGIDVLIADTAGRLHTKDNLMEELKKVGRVIGKLDDTAPHEVLLVLDAGTGQNAINQTKQFHQTVPLTGLALTKLDGTAKGGVIFALAKQFGLPIRYIGVGEGIDDLRTFVAQDFVQALFAEKERA, from the coding sequence ATGTTTGGTTCCAACGACGACAAGCAGTCGCCAGCCCCGGCTGGCAAGGCTCCGGCCGAGGCCGGGGAAAAGAAATCACTGTTCGGCTGGCTGCGCAAGAAGCCGCAGGATGAACTGACGCCGGCGGCGCCCAGTGCAACTACGCCGGAGACTACGGCGCCTGCTGTGCCCGTCGACGTGACGAATGCAGCGACTGCGCCTGTCGTCGAGCCTGTCGCTCCGCCGGTGCCGGCCGAGGCCACTGCAGCGCCGGTTGCCGTCGCTGCCGTCGAGTCGCCGGTGGCCGCGCCGCTCGTCGAGCCTGTTGCCGCACCGGTAGCGGTGGAAGTCGCCGCTGTGCCGCCAGTGGCTCCTGTCGAACTGCCGTCCGTCATTCCCCGGTTTGAGCCCGTTGCAGCGCCTGCGCCTGTCGAAGCTGTCCCCGCGCCGGTTACCGAAGTGCCGGCCAGTATTGTGTCTGAGCCGAGTGTTGCTACTGCAGCGCCTGTTGCACCAGTCTCCACGCCAGTCGCCGTCGCCGTCGCCGTCGCCGCCGCCGCCGCCGCCGCTGCACCGGCCCCCGGCGAACCAGCCAAACCGGCCTTCTCCCGCTTCCGTATCAATGCCGGCGCCGAAGTCACCCATGCGGTGCATGAACCGGTGGCTGAAGTCGTTCTGCCGGTCGAGCCCGAGCCGGCGCCGCAGCTGGAACAGAACAAACCCGGTGACAACCAGGGCGGCTGGTTCGCCCGGCTCAAGGAAGGTCTGTCGAAGACCAGCGCCAGCCTCGGCGAGGGCATGGCCAGCCTGTTCCTCGGCAAGAAGGCGATCGACGACGACCTGCTCGACGAGCTGGAAACCCGCCTGCTGATGGCCGATGTCGGCGTCGAAGCGACCACCGCCATCGTGCAGAGCCTGACCAAGCGCGTAGCACGCAAGGAACTGGCTGACAGCGATGCGCTGTACAAGGCGCTGCAGGAAGAGCTGGCCGGCCTGCTGGCGCCGGTGGAGAAGCCGCTGCTGGTCGACAGCAGCAAGCAGCCCTACGTGATCCTGGTGGTCGGCGTGAATGGCGTCGGCAAGACCACCACCATCGGCAAACTGGCCAAGAAGCTGCAGGGTGAGGGCAAGAAGGTCATGCTCGCCGCCGGCGACACCTTCCGCGCCGCTGCGGTCGAGCAGCTGCAGGTGTGGGGCGAGCGTAACCAGATCGCGGTGATCGCCCAGCACACTGGCGCCGACTCCGCCTCGGTGATCTTCGACGCGGTGCAGGCGGCCAAGGCCCGTGGCATCGACGTGCTGATCGCCGACACTGCCGGGCGCCTGCACACCAAAGACAATCTGATGGAAGAGCTGAAGAAGGTAGGTCGGGTGATCGGCAAGCTGGACGACACGGCGCCGCACGAAGTGCTGCTGGTGCTGGACGCCGGCACCGGGCAGAACGCCATCAACCAGACCAAGCAGTTCCATCAGACTGTGCCGCTCACCGGCCTGGCCCTGACCAAGCTGGACGGCACCGCCAAGGGCGGGGTGATCTTCGCCCTGGCCAAGCAGTTCGGCCTGCCGATCCGCTATATCGGCGTCGGTGAAGGCATCGACGACCTGCGCACCTTCGTCGCGCAGGACTTCGTCCAGGCCCTGTTTGCGGAGAAGGAGCGCGCATGA
- a CDS encoding M16 family metallopeptidase: MSERNAMRYAIVGLVTLLLVGLLIFIASRTAQAPATVAESAQLESLARLDGQALSRRQLEIQTWQTAEGAKVLFVEARQLPMFDLRLTFAAGSSQDNGVPGLAALTNGMLNEGIPGKDVTAIAEGFESLGAQFGNGAFRDMAIASLRSLSAKEQREPALKLFEQVIGQPTFPEDSLARIKNQLLAGFEYQKQNPGKLAGLQLFERLYGSHPYAHPSEGTEQSVPSISTAQLRAFHQQAYAAGNVVIALVGDLSRSEAEAMAAEVSAALPKGPALAKIAQPETPKPGLSHIEFPSQQTHLMIAQLGIDRREPDYAALTLGNQILGGGGFGTRLMEEVREKRGLTYGVYSGFSAMQARGPFMINLQTRAELSAGTLKLVQDLLSDYLASGPTQKELDDAKREMAGSFPLSTASNADIVGQLGAMGFYGLPLTYLEDFMAEVQALSVEQVKTAMAKHLDPQALVIVTAGPTVAQKDLPPPTDKPAAPPAGIPEH, encoded by the coding sequence ATGAGTGAACGCAACGCTATGCGTTATGCCATCGTCGGTCTCGTCACCCTGCTGCTGGTCGGCCTGCTGATCTTCATTGCCAGCCGCACTGCCCAGGCGCCCGCAACGGTTGCCGAAAGCGCCCAGCTGGAATCCCTCGCCCGCCTCGACGGCCAGGCCCTTAGCCGGCGCCAGCTGGAGATCCAGACCTGGCAGACCGCCGAAGGCGCCAAGGTGCTGTTCGTCGAGGCGCGCCAGCTGCCGATGTTCGACCTGCGCCTGACCTTCGCCGCCGGCAGTAGCCAGGACAACGGCGTACCCGGTTTGGCCGCGCTGACCAACGGCATGCTCAACGAGGGCATACCAGGCAAGGACGTCACCGCTATCGCCGAAGGCTTCGAGAGCCTGGGCGCCCAGTTCGGCAACGGCGCCTTCCGCGACATGGCCATCGCCAGCCTGCGCAGCCTGAGCGCAAAAGAGCAGCGCGAGCCGGCGCTCAAACTGTTCGAGCAGGTGATCGGCCAGCCGACCTTCCCCGAGGACTCGCTGGCGCGGATCAAGAACCAGCTGCTGGCCGGCTTCGAGTACCAGAAGCAGAACCCGGGCAAGCTCGCCGGCCTGCAACTGTTCGAGCGCCTGTACGGCAGCCATCCCTACGCCCACCCGAGCGAAGGCACCGAGCAGTCCGTCCCGAGCATCAGCACCGCCCAGCTGCGCGCCTTCCACCAGCAGGCCTACGCCGCCGGCAACGTGGTGATCGCCCTGGTCGGCGACCTTTCCCGCAGCGAAGCCGAGGCCATGGCCGCCGAGGTCTCCGCAGCCCTGCCGAAGGGCCCGGCGCTGGCCAAGATCGCCCAGCCCGAGACGCCCAAGCCCGGCCTCAGCCATATCGAGTTCCCGTCGCAGCAGACCCACCTGATGATCGCCCAGCTGGGCATCGACCGCCGTGAGCCAGACTACGCGGCGCTGACCCTGGGCAACCAGATCCTCGGTGGCGGCGGCTTCGGCACCCGGCTGATGGAGGAAGTGCGCGAGAAGCGCGGGCTGACCTACGGCGTGTATTCCGGCTTCAGCGCCATGCAGGCGCGCGGGCCGTTCATGATCAACCTGCAGACCCGTGCCGAGCTGAGCGCCGGCACCCTCAAGCTGGTGCAGGACTTGCTCAGCGACTACCTGGCCAGCGGCCCGACGCAGAAGGAACTGGACGACGCCAAACGCGAAATGGCCGGCAGCTTCCCGCTGTCCACCGCGAGCAACGCCGATATCGTCGGCCAACTCGGCGCCATGGGTTTCTACGGCCTGCCGCTGACCTACCTGGAAGACTTTATGGCCGAAGTCCAGGCGCTGAGCGTGGAGCAGGTGAAAACCGCCATGGCCAAGCACCTCGACCCGCAGGCCCTGGTGATCGTCACCGCCGGCCCGACCGTGGCGCAGAAAGACCTGCCGCCGCCCACCGACAAACCTGCCGCGCCACCCGCTGGCATTCCGGAGCACTGA
- the rpoH gene encoding RNA polymerase sigma factor RpoH: MTTALQPVHALVPGANLEAYVHAVNSIPLLTPEQERELAGSLFYHQDLEAARQMVLAHLRFVVHIARSYSGYGLAQADLIQEGNVGLMKAVKRFNPEMGVRLVSFAVHWIKAEIHEFILRNWRIVKVATTKAQRKLFFNLRSQKKRLAWLSNDEVHAVADSLGVEVREVREMESRLSGHDMAFDPAADDDDDSAFHSPAHYLEDHRYDPARQLEEADWSDSSTAGLHEALEGLDERSRDILYQRWLAEEKSTLHDLAAKYNVSAERIRQLEKNAMNKLKGSIQA, from the coding sequence ATGACCACAGCCCTGCAACCTGTCCATGCCCTAGTCCCCGGTGCAAACCTGGAGGCCTACGTGCACGCGGTGAACAGCATTCCCTTGCTGACCCCCGAGCAGGAGCGCGAGCTGGCCGGCAGCCTCTTCTATCATCAGGATCTCGAGGCTGCCCGGCAGATGGTGTTGGCGCACCTGCGCTTCGTCGTGCATATCGCTCGTAGCTACTCCGGTTACGGCCTGGCCCAGGCCGACCTGATCCAGGAAGGCAACGTCGGCCTGATGAAGGCGGTCAAACGCTTCAATCCGGAAATGGGCGTACGTCTGGTGTCCTTCGCGGTGCACTGGATCAAGGCCGAGATTCACGAGTTCATCCTGCGCAACTGGCGCATCGTCAAGGTCGCCACCACCAAGGCGCAGCGCAAGCTGTTCTTCAACCTGCGCAGCCAGAAGAAGCGTCTGGCCTGGCTGAGCAACGATGAAGTGCATGCCGTGGCCGATAGCCTGGGTGTCGAGGTGCGCGAAGTGCGCGAGATGGAAAGCCGCCTGTCAGGCCATGACATGGCTTTCGACCCGGCCGCCGATGACGATGACGACAGCGCCTTCCACTCGCCGGCGCATTACCTGGAAGACCATCGCTACGACCCGGCCCGTCAGCTGGAAGAGGCGGACTGGAGCGACAGTTCCACTGCCGGTCTGCACGAAGCCCTGGAAGGTCTTGACGAGCGCAGCCGCGACATTCTCTACCAGCGCTGGCTTGCCGAGGAGAAGTCCACGCTGCATGACCTGGCAGCCAAGTACAACGTCTCCGCCGAGCGCATTCGCCAGCTGGAGAAGAACGCCATGAATAAGCTGAAGGGCTCGATTCAGGCGTAA
- the mtgA gene encoding monofunctional biosynthetic peptidoglycan transglycosylase, translated as MLRRLFRRLSKLLLWFVVGSALLVLALRWIDPPGTALMVERKIESWLDGKPIDLQRSWRAWQELPDDLKIAVIAAEDQKFAEHWGFDLAAIQQAMAHNGKGGNLRGASTISQQVAKNLFLWSGRSWPRKALEAWFTGLIELFWPKQRILEVYLNSVEWGDGVFGAEAAARHHFGVGAPYLSRQQASLLAAVLPNPRAWNPRRPGPHVSRRANWIRKQSYQLGGSHYLNQIVRPLPDWWPQWLPRP; from the coding sequence ATGCTCCGTCGCCTATTTCGTCGCCTGTCCAAACTGCTGCTGTGGTTCGTCGTTGGCTCGGCGCTGCTGGTGCTCGCCCTGCGCTGGATCGACCCGCCGGGCACGGCATTGATGGTCGAACGCAAGATCGAGTCCTGGCTGGATGGCAAACCCATCGACCTGCAGCGCAGCTGGCGGGCCTGGCAGGAGCTGCCGGACGACCTGAAGATCGCGGTGATCGCTGCCGAAGACCAGAAGTTCGCCGAGCACTGGGGCTTCGACCTCGCAGCCATTCAGCAAGCCATGGCGCACAACGGCAAAGGTGGCAATCTGCGCGGCGCCAGCACCATCAGCCAGCAGGTGGCGAAGAACCTGTTCCTCTGGTCCGGCCGCAGCTGGCCACGCAAAGCGCTGGAAGCCTGGTTCACCGGCCTGATCGAGCTGTTCTGGCCGAAACAGCGAATTCTCGAGGTGTACCTCAATAGCGTCGAGTGGGGCGACGGCGTGTTCGGCGCGGAAGCCGCGGCGCGCCACCACTTCGGCGTCGGCGCGCCCTACCTGTCGCGCCAGCAGGCCAGCCTGCTGGCCGCCGTACTGCCCAACCCGCGCGCCTGGAACCCCCGTCGACCCGGGCCGCATGTCAGCCGCCGGGCCAACTGGATCCGCAAGCAGAGCTACCAGCTGGGCGGCAGCCACTACCTCAACCAGATCGTCCGACCACTGCCGGATTGGTGGCCACAGTGGTTGCCGCGCCCCTGA
- a CDS encoding pitrilysin family protein: MNRLARRCAGLLLTVLCAPLALHAAESQPTHEFKLANGLKVIVREDHRAPVVVSQLWYKVGSSYETPGQTGLSHALEHMMFKGSRKLDPGEASRILRELGAEENAFTSDDYTAYYQVLSRDRLAVAFELEADRLASLKLPADEFAREIEVIKEERRLRTDDKPSALAYERFKAMAYPASGYHTPTIGWMADLERMSVEELRAWYQAWYVPNNATLVVVGDVGKDEVQQLAEHYFGAIPQRPVPAAKAPRELAEPGERRIKLHVKTQLPSLLYAFNVPGLATAKDVREVHALRLISALLDGGYSGRLPTRLERGEELVSGASSWYDAFARGDSLFILSATPNVQKSKTLEQVEAGLWRQLDDLKHNPPSAEELQRVRAQVIAGLVYERDSITSQATTIGELETVGLSWSLMDQDLAALEAVTAADIQKAAQTYFTRSRLSVAHVLPEQAAIEGAQP; the protein is encoded by the coding sequence ATGAATCGACTCGCCCGCCGCTGCGCCGGCCTGCTATTGACAGTCTTGTGCGCGCCACTGGCCCTGCACGCCGCCGAAAGCCAGCCGACCCACGAATTCAAACTGGCCAACGGCCTCAAGGTCATCGTCCGCGAGGATCACCGCGCCCCCGTGGTGGTCTCCCAGCTCTGGTACAAGGTCGGCTCCAGCTACGAAACGCCCGGCCAGACCGGCCTGTCACACGCCCTCGAACACATGATGTTCAAGGGCAGCCGCAAGCTCGACCCCGGCGAGGCCTCGCGCATCCTGCGTGAGCTCGGCGCCGAGGAAAACGCCTTCACCAGTGACGACTACACCGCCTACTACCAGGTGCTGTCGCGTGATCGCCTGGCCGTGGCCTTCGAGCTGGAGGCCGACCGCCTGGCCAGCCTCAAGCTGCCGGCCGACGAGTTCGCCCGCGAGATCGAGGTGATCAAGGAAGAGCGCCGCCTGCGCACCGACGACAAACCCAGCGCCCTCGCCTACGAGCGTTTCAAGGCCATGGCCTACCCCGCCAGCGGCTACCACACGCCGACCATCGGCTGGATGGCCGACCTCGAACGCATGAGCGTCGAGGAGCTGCGCGCCTGGTACCAGGCCTGGTACGTGCCGAATAACGCCACCCTGGTGGTGGTCGGCGATGTCGGCAAGGACGAGGTGCAACAGCTGGCCGAACACTACTTCGGCGCCATCCCCCAGCGCCCCGTGCCGGCGGCCAAGGCCCCGCGCGAGCTGGCCGAGCCCGGCGAACGCCGCATCAAGCTGCACGTAAAAACCCAGCTGCCGAGCCTGCTCTACGCGTTCAACGTGCCCGGCCTGGCCACCGCCAAGGACGTGCGCGAAGTGCACGCCCTGCGCCTGATCAGCGCCCTGCTCGACGGCGGCTACAGCGGCCGCCTGCCGACCCGCCTGGAGCGCGGCGAGGAGCTGGTCTCCGGCGCGTCGTCCTGGTACGACGCCTTCGCCCGTGGCGACAGCCTGTTCATCCTCAGCGCCACCCCCAACGTGCAGAAGAGCAAGACCCTGGAGCAGGTGGAAGCCGGCCTGTGGCGCCAGCTCGATGACCTCAAGCACAACCCGCCGAGCGCCGAGGAACTGCAGCGGGTACGCGCCCAGGTGATCGCCGGACTGGTCTACGAGCGCGACTCGATCACCAGCCAGGCCACCACCATCGGCGAACTGGAAACCGTCGGCCTGTCCTGGAGCCTGATGGACCAGGATCTTGCCGCCCTGGAAGCGGTGACCGCCGCCGACATCCAGAAGGCCGCGCAAACCTACTTCACCCGCAGCCGCCTGAGCGTGGCCCATGTACTGCCCGAGCAAGCCGCCATTGAAGGAGCCCAGCCATGA
- the ftsE gene encoding cell division ATP-binding protein FtsE, giving the protein MIRFEQVGKRYPNGHVGLHELSFRVRRGEFLFVTGHSGAGKSTLLRLLLAMERPTTGKLLLAGQDLSTITNAQIPFLRRQIGVVFQNHQLLFDRSVFNNVALPLQILGLSKEEISKRVGAALERVSLSDKAEQSPADLSTGQQQRVGIARAVVHRPALLLADEPTGNLDPRLAAEIMGVFEDINRLGTTVLIASHDLSLIARMRHRMLTLQRGRLIGDGEAS; this is encoded by the coding sequence ATGATTCGCTTTGAGCAGGTCGGCAAGCGGTATCCCAATGGCCATGTCGGGTTGCACGAACTGAGTTTCCGCGTGCGCCGGGGCGAGTTCCTCTTCGTTACCGGCCACTCCGGCGCCGGCAAGTCGACCCTGCTGCGCCTGCTGCTGGCGATGGAGCGGCCAACTACTGGCAAGCTGCTGCTGGCCGGACAGGACTTGTCGACCATCACCAATGCGCAGATCCCCTTTCTGCGTCGGCAGATCGGTGTGGTGTTCCAGAACCACCAGCTGCTGTTCGACCGCAGCGTATTCAACAACGTCGCCCTGCCGCTGCAGATCCTCGGCCTGTCCAAGGAAGAAATCAGCAAGCGCGTCGGTGCGGCACTGGAGCGCGTCAGCCTGAGCGACAAGGCCGAGCAGTCGCCGGCCGACCTGTCCACCGGTCAGCAGCAGCGCGTCGGCATCGCCCGCGCCGTAGTGCATCGCCCGGCCCTGCTGCTGGCGGACGAACCCACCGGTAACCTCGACCCGCGCCTGGCGGCTGAGATCATGGGCGTGTTCGAAGACATCAACCGCCTGGGCACCACGGTGCTGATCGCCAGCCACGACCTGTCGCTGATCGCGCGCATGCGCCACCGCATGCTGACCCTGCAACGCGGCCGCCTGATCGGCGACGGAGAGGCCAGCTGA
- a CDS encoding lysoplasmalogenase: protein MAVFPRPAARLSVHRPDPVATLPVELAAQAAADAVVRLAGLAGSSGCCRALAGVGFRGGRAGRLFLDYGNRDGLFIQALLAFLVNQVVFVGGFLLLGRGRSWRWLWSLPVIAYAIGMTLWMLPGTGALQIPVAFYFACLLAMALSAARVEERPGPLWLGAMLFVIADSLIGVNKFIQPFPYAVAVIVSCYFTGQALIAWGLLRLRGAATTVATNPAVVGRSG, encoded by the coding sequence CTGGCCGTATTTCCTCGCCCTGCTGCTCGGCTATCTGTACATCGCCCTGATCCCGTTGCAACCCTACCCGTTGAGCTGGCTGCTCAAGCCGCTGCCGATGCTGTTGTTCGCCTGGCTGGTCTGGCGGGCTCATCCGGGTGCTGCCGGGCGCTGGCTGGGGTCGGGTTTCGTGGCGGCCGCGCTGGGCGACTTTTTCTCGATTACGGCAACCGGGATGGCCTGTTTATCCAGGCGCTGCTGGCCTTCTTGGTCAACCAAGTGGTTTTCGTCGGCGGCTTTCTGCTGCTGGGGCGCGGGCGCTCTTGGCGTTGGTTGTGGAGCCTGCCGGTGATTGCCTATGCGATCGGCATGACCCTGTGGATGCTGCCCGGAACTGGCGCGCTGCAGATTCCGGTAGCTTTCTACTTCGCTTGCCTGCTGGCCATGGCATTGAGTGCGGCGCGGGTCGAGGAACGGCCGGGGCCGCTGTGGCTGGGCGCCATGCTGTTCGTCATCGCCGATTCGCTGATCGGGGTGAACAAGTTCATCCAGCCGTTCCCCTATGCGGTGGCAGTGATCGTCAGCTGTTACTTCACCGGCCAGGCCCTGATCGCCTGGGGTCTGCTGCGGCTCAGGGGCGCGGCAACCACTGTGGCCACCAATCCGGCAGTGGTCGGACGATCTGGTTGA
- the rsmD gene encoding 16S rRNA (guanine(966)-N(2))-methyltransferase RsmD produces the protein MRKPSPKHEDTGSGQLRIIGGEWRSRQFSFPMAHGLRPTPNRVRETLFNWLAPYVAGAHVLDCFTGSGALYLEALSRGASSALALDSNHSAIASLRQTLTTLKCSNGQLLQTNALLHLENQPATPYDLVFLDPPFGQNLLEPACTLLEAKGWLAKDAWVYTESEAAPSTLALPGNWRLHREQKAGQVYYALWQRG, from the coding sequence ATGCGCAAGCCCAGCCCCAAACACGAAGACACCGGCAGCGGCCAACTGCGCATCATTGGCGGCGAGTGGCGCAGCCGCCAGTTCAGCTTCCCCATGGCTCACGGCCTGCGTCCGACACCGAACCGGGTGCGCGAAACGCTGTTCAACTGGCTGGCGCCCTATGTCGCCGGCGCCCATGTGCTGGACTGCTTCACCGGCAGCGGCGCGCTGTACCTGGAGGCCCTGTCGCGCGGCGCCAGCAGCGCCCTGGCCCTGGACAGCAATCACAGCGCCATCGCCAGCCTGCGCCAGACCTTGACTACGCTGAAATGCAGCAACGGCCAGCTGCTGCAGACCAACGCCCTGCTGCACCTGGAGAACCAGCCAGCCACGCCCTACGACCTGGTCTTCCTCGACCCACCGTTCGGCCAAAACCTGCTGGAACCGGCCTGCACCCTGCTGGAAGCGAAAGGCTGGCTGGCCAAGGACGCCTGGGTCTACACCGAAAGCGAAGCGGCGCCCTCGACCCTGGCCCTGCCCGGTAACTGGCGCCTGCACCGCGAACAGAAGGCCGGCCAGGTGTATTACGCGCTGTGGCAACGTGGCTGA
- a CDS encoding hydrolase yields the protein MNNNFQPAWCLGNPHLQTLWGSLCRHAPQLQRQRERLWLDDGDFLDLDWHGPHEAGVPLVLVLHGLTGSSSSHYVLGLQQQLAAQGWASVALNWRGCSGEPNLLPRGYHSGVSEDVARVIQHLQAQRPLAPLYAVGYSLGGNVLLKYLGESGEDSGLQGAVAVSVPFRLDHCAERIDRGFSKVYQAHFMRALVAYVRDKQQRFVDEGHHERLAALEALGPLDGMRTFWDFDGRFTAPLHGYADADDYYRRASSRYYLDRIRSRTLIIQSSDDPFVFPHSVPHAHELSSSTQLELHARGGHVGFIGGSLRQPDYYLERRIPRWLAGRNQTGA from the coding sequence ATGAACAACAACTTCCAACCCGCCTGGTGCTTAGGCAACCCGCACCTGCAGACCCTCTGGGGCTCGCTGTGCCGCCACGCGCCGCAACTGCAGCGCCAGCGCGAACGCCTGTGGCTGGATGACGGCGACTTCCTTGACCTCGACTGGCATGGCCCGCACGAAGCCGGTGTACCGCTGGTACTGGTGCTGCACGGCCTGACCGGTTCCTCCAGCTCGCACTATGTGCTCGGCCTGCAACAGCAGCTGGCGGCCCAGGGCTGGGCCAGCGTGGCGCTGAACTGGCGCGGCTGCTCGGGCGAACCGAACCTGCTGCCACGCGGCTACCACTCCGGTGTCAGCGAAGACGTGGCGCGGGTGATTCAGCACCTGCAGGCCCAGCGCCCCCTGGCGCCGCTGTATGCGGTGGGCTATTCGCTGGGCGGCAATGTGCTGCTCAAGTACCTCGGCGAAAGTGGCGAAGACTCTGGCCTGCAGGGCGCCGTGGCGGTTTCCGTGCCCTTTCGCCTGGACCACTGCGCCGAGCGCATCGACCGCGGCTTTTCCAAGGTCTACCAGGCGCACTTCATGCGCGCCCTGGTCGCCTATGTGCGCGACAAGCAGCAGCGTTTCGTCGATGAAGGCCACCACGAGCGCCTGGCCGCGCTGGAGGCCCTGGGCCCGCTGGATGGCATGCGCACCTTCTGGGACTTCGACGGCCGCTTCACCGCCCCACTGCACGGTTACGCCGATGCCGACGACTACTACCGGCGCGCCTCCAGCCGCTACTACCTGGATCGCATCCGCAGCCGCACGCTGATCATCCAGTCCAGCGACGACCCCTTCGTCTTCCCCCACAGCGTGCCACACGCCCACGAGCTGTCGAGCAGCACCCAGCTGGAGCTGCATGCCCGCGGCGGCCATGTCGGCTTTATCGGCGGCTCGCTGCGCCAACCCGATTACTACCTGGAGCGGCGCATTCCCCGCTGGCTGGCCGGCCGCAACCAGACAGGCGCCTGA
- the ftsX gene encoding permease-like cell division protein FtsX has translation MSEQRNPKAAERVGAVKAKADKPVDHGPDFATLLHAWLESHRSSLLDSLRRLARQPIGSFFTCLVMAIALSLPMGLSLLLDNVERLGGSWQRAAQISLYLKLETSDAAGQQLRDEIAGMGDVASAEWISREQALADFQQQSGLGEALRELPDNPLPGVVVVTPKEVDKPTLEALRQNLSEMPGVEQAQLDLLWVERLSAILKLGEHFVFGLTLLLVLALLLVIGNTIRLHIENRRSEIEVIKLVGGTDGYVRRPFLYMGALYGVGAGLLAWAVLAFGLDWLNAAVVRLAGLYGSDFALAGVPTDDALSLLLGAVLLGYIGAWLAVARHLSELAPR, from the coding sequence ATGAGCGAACAACGCAACCCCAAGGCCGCAGAACGGGTCGGCGCGGTCAAGGCCAAGGCCGACAAACCGGTCGATCACGGCCCGGATTTCGCAACCCTGCTGCACGCCTGGTTGGAAAGCCACCGCAGCAGCCTGCTCGACAGCCTGCGCCGTCTGGCCCGCCAGCCGATCGGCAGCTTCTTCACTTGCCTGGTGATGGCCATCGCCCTGTCCCTGCCGATGGGCCTGTCGCTGTTGCTGGACAACGTCGAGCGCCTCGGCGGCTCCTGGCAGCGTGCCGCGCAGATTTCCCTGTACCTCAAGCTGGAAACCAGCGATGCCGCCGGCCAGCAGCTGCGCGACGAGATCGCCGGCATGGGCGATGTGGCCAGTGCCGAGTGGATCAGCCGCGAACAGGCCCTGGCCGACTTCCAGCAGCAGTCCGGCCTCGGCGAGGCCCTGCGCGAGCTGCCGGACAATCCGCTGCCCGGCGTGGTGGTGGTGACGCCCAAGGAAGTCGACAAGCCGACCCTGGAAGCGCTACGCCAGAACCTCTCGGAAATGCCCGGAGTGGAGCAGGCGCAGCTCGACCTGCTGTGGGTCGAGCGCCTGTCGGCGATCCTCAAGCTCGGCGAGCACTTCGTCTTCGGCCTGACCTTGCTGCTGGTGCTGGCCCTGCTGCTGGTGATCGGCAATACCATTCGTCTGCATATCGAGAACCGCCGCAGCGAGATCGAGGTGATCAAGCTGGTCGGTGGCACCGATGGCTATGTGCGCCGGCCCTTCCTCTATATGGGCGCGCTGTATGGCGTTGGCGCCGGCCTGCTGGCCTGGGCCGTGCTGGCCTTCGGTCTGGACTGGCTGAATGCCGCGGTGGTGCGCCTGGCCGGCCTGTATGGCAGCGACTTCGCCCTGGCCGGGGTGCCGACCGATGACGCGCTATCGCTGCTGCTCGGCGCGGTGCTGTTGGGCTATATTGGCGCCTGGCTGGCCGTCGCTCGACACCTGAGCGAGCTCGCGCCAAGATAG